The Fimbriiglobus ruber genomic sequence TGGCCAGAAGGTCGAAGTGAAGGTGAACCGGATCGACTTCGAGGCCCGGAAGATCGGCCTCAGCCTGCGGCAACTCGTCCGCAGCCCGTGGGACGATTTCGCGGAGCGGCACAAGACCGGCTCGAAGATGGCTGGCAAGGTCACGCGGATCATGGACTTCGGGGCGTTCGTCGAAGTCGCCCCCGGGGTCGAAGGCCTGATCCACGTCTCGGAACTGGCGACCCTCCGCGTTCGCCGTGTCCGCGACGTGGTGACGGAGGGTCAGGAAATCACCGTCCAGATCCTGAGCATCGACACGGAAGCCCGGCGGATGTCGCTGTCGTTGAAGGCGCTCCAGGTCGAAGCCGAGGCGACGAACGCCGAGCAGGAAGACGCCGAGCGGGAAGCCGACGCGAAGGCGGCCGAGGAGCGTATGGCTCAACGGGCCGCGAACCCGAACCTGCGGGGCGGGATCGGCGCGGGGCGAATCCAGTTCGACGCGGGGGAGTAACGGCCGAGAGTCTTACCCTGGCGTGAATACCCCCAGGCAAGCCATAAAACGCCGCGGCCCGTGGAAAAATCCACGGGCCGCGGCGTTTTATGGAAGACAGTTGCAACCGTATCTATTTCGGGGTGTAACCTCAGTCGTTGGGCAAATCCAGGCAGTTCACACCTTCATCAACCGGCTCGCTTCCAAATACCCCGGCGAGGGGTGGCCGTATTCGCTGGCCGTGACGCGGGCGAGGGCCACCAGTTGGCGCCAGCGGAAAGCTGGGCGCGTGGTGGCGAACTCCTCACACACCGTGCGGTAATACTTCTCCGCGTGCAACGCCCCGTCCTCGCTGCAGGCGTAGCGCAATAGCAGGTCGAAGACCGGCCGTTCCGGCAGTTTCAGTTCGCCGTAACGCTGGACCAGGGCTGCGGCCCCCGCCTGATCGCTGGCTCTGATGGCAGCCTCTGCGTCGTGGAGAAGGGCACCGGCATCTTTGGCTGTGATCTTCTCCAAGTGAGCGGGGAGCGGCATCGGCTCCTTGCTCAACGGGCCCCTGTGTTCCGGCCGCACGCACGTTTGGAAGGCCGCGACTATGAGACTGGCGAATGTGTTGCGGGAATTAGTGACCCGGGCAATGTTTCGCCAGGCGTTGGCCGCGTCGGACGCATGCACGCCGACCGAATTGCCGTGTACGCTTCCCTCGGGAACTTCCGGGGCGGACTTCATCGGGATGCGACCCTGGTCGCAAAGCACCAGTCGGTTCGAGGCCAGCGAAATCGCCTCGCCGACGTCTTCGGGCGAGAGACCTTCGGCCAGGGCCGCGGCGGCGGCTTCGGCGGCCTCAGCCGGGCTTGCGTCGTAAATCGTCAGGGCCAGCCGATCGACCCGCGCGTCTTCGGCGCGGCGGTTTCCCGGCGGCCGGTCGAGCAACTTGTACTGGTCCAGCAATTTCGGCAGCTGGGCTCGAATCCCGATCGTCGGACGATCCTGAACGCGGACGCAGAACCGGACCGACTGGCGGAGCAGGGTGAGAGCCTGGTCCTTGCCGACCACATCGATCGTCGCCCAGGCGCGCCAGGACAGAACCACGCGGTGGACGTCGATCTCGTCGTGAACGCAGAATTGTAGGTCGTTGTAGGCTTCGCCGATGGGCCCCCGCGTCAGGGCGGCGAAGGTGCGCTCGGCCGCCCCGAGATCGCCCTTGCGAAAAGTCTCACGCAGAAGGTCGCTCCCGGGACGACCTTTCGGCAGGTCCGCCGCGACGACAGGGTGAAGCGCTTCTTTCTTGCTGCCGCCCGCTCCCTGGATGCAGCTGGTGTTACGGTACAGCACCTTGAACACGGGCAGGGCTCGGCGCGCCTCGGGCAATTCGCGCGACATTTGCAATGAAGGCAGTAAGGCCGCGAAGCAATGGTGGCCTTCGTAATCCAACCCGCCGAACGTGCGGGCGTTGGCCAAGGCGGCGGCCGCCACGAGGTCGTCGAGTTTGGCACCGCCCTGCAGCTTTTCCAAGAGAACGGGCAACAACTTGTCGACGGGCGTGTCTTGCATCAGCCCGACCAGCGACTCGCGGTCGCCGAATAGCAAGCGTTCTGGCCCGTCGGCGGCGAATGATGGCGCCAGCCCGAGTTCGGCGGCCACGCCCGAACCGACACTGGTCAGCAGCATCCCTTTGCCCACGTCGGCAAGGAATTCCCGGCGGTTCCGATTCATCATCGTGTACCTCGGTGGAGAAGTGGATTAGTCTGAGGTTGGGTGTCGCCCGTCCCAGAAGATTCAAAGGCGGGTTTTGCGACGTCGGGTGTCGCATCATGGTAAACTGATGCGAGGCGATTGCAACCAGTTTGACGCCGGGGGGAACCGGTTTGGTTCATGAGGCGGCCGAGGTGGAAGGGCGTGAACATCCCGCCGTAATGGCCCCCACGCCGAGCGCCGGTGTAAAAATGCCATGCGTCGAGAAGCGCCAAGGCATGTTTGAAATAGGCATGTCAAGAAATTGATATTTGATGCAAATATATTTCGGAAATATTAATTTTATATATAACAGATTAATATTATCAATTTGTAGATTTGAAAAGTATCGTTACGATCCCTGTCGTTTCTTCGGTACCGTTTGTTCCGGACAGGTGGCCCAAACACCGTGCACGTCGTGCCTAGAAACGCATCGTTGATTCTGCTTTCTGTCTGGAAACGTCGTCGTAACTGATCATCTCTGGCGACTTTTTCCATACTTTTATCGCTCGCCCAAAACATATCGCTCGGGCGCGTCATTTGCAGTTTGCCGACCGAACCTAGCCATGCCGCAAATGTCATCAACCTGCTTACCACAGGGTATTTGCGAATTTGGTGCTGTGAGAAAGCCGGACCTGTTACCTCTTCCGGGAGTCACACCATGCAGGTTGATTCCAAAGATTTGTTGGTAAAGACTCTCGGCCCCTGCCGCGTTGCGTCTCCGTTGGGCTCACTGCTGAGAGATCGTCGGCCCACTTTCCACAACGTCGCGGAAAACGATCGCGTGGTGTTCGACGACACGATCTCGGCTCTCGCCAGCCGCACGTGCGCACCAGCCGAGTTGCCGTCTTTTGAACCGGCCGGGGCGCGATCCAAAATCTTTTTCGATCCGTCCAAGACGCGGGTCGGGATCGTAACGTGTGGCGGCCTCTGTCCGGGCTTGAATGATGTGATTCGGGCGATCGTACTTGAACTCGTTGACTGGTACGGCGTCGACAAAATCTACGGCTTTCGCAACGGTTATCAGGGATTTATCGCCTCCTACGGACGCAGTGTTGTCGACCTGACCGGACAGGTCGTCAGCAGCATCAACGAGCAAGGGGGCACGATTCTCGGCACGTCGCGCGGGCAGCAGGATCCGGCCGAGATCGTCGACTGCCTGGAGCGGATGAGCATCAACATTCTGTTCGTCATCGGCGGCGACGGGACGATCCGCGGGGCGCTGGGTATTTCGAAGGAAATTGCCGAGCGGGGAGCCAAGATCGCCGTCGTCGGCATCCCGAAGACGATCGACAACGACATCATGTTCATCGACCAGAGTTTCGGCTTCCAGACCGCCTTCTCCGAGGCGACCAAGTCGATCCGCGCGGCCCACGTCGAGGCGACCGCGTCCCCGAACGGGGTTGGGTTGGTCCGGCTCATGGGCCGGCATTCGGGCTTCATCGCCTGCTACGCCTCGCTCGCCATGAGCGACGCGAATTTCGTTCTGATCCCCGAAGTTCCGTTCCAACTCGACGGCGAAAACGGGTTGCTCAACGTCCTGCGAAAGCGCCTCCTCCGGCGCCATCACGCCGTCATGGTCGTCGCCGAGGGAGCGGGACAGAACGTGCTTTCGCCCGAACACGGCGGACAAGGAACGGACGCCTCCGGGAACGTCAAACTCCAGGACATCGGCCTCTACCTCAAAAAACGGATCACCGATTATTTCGCCGGCATCGGCATGGAACTCAACCTCAAGTACATCGACCCGAGCTACGCCATCCGGAGCGTACCCGCGAACCCATACGACAGCGTTTACTGCATCCGGCTGGGCCATAACGCCGTGCACGCGGCCATGTCCGGGCGGACCGAGATGGTCGTCGGGCGGTGGAATAGCCGGTTCGTTCACGTTCCCATGCCGCTCGCGATTCGCGAGCGTTACACGGTCGACCCGGACGGCGACCTGTGGATGTCCGTCCTCGAATCGACGGGGCAGCCGCGAAGTTTCCAGTAAAAAGACGGGTGGTCGCGACCGCGGCCGACCATAACGATTATTTCGATTTCGCGGCGTATGTTCGGTCGCTCGACGACCTACGCCGTTCACGCGGGCTGATCTTCAGGGCCGTTTCCCGACAATATTCTCCGAGTTTCACTGAAGGCGCGACATTACACCATGAGCCTTGCGACAAAAGCTCCTCCCCCCGCCGGCGCTACCGAGCCTAAAACTTCCGCGCCGGTGGTTAACGCCACGCGGTCGCTAGAAGCCGATATCCAGTTGCTCGACCAGTTGCTCGGGGAAACGATCCGGAAGTTGGCCGGCGACGACACGCACAACCTGTTCAGCGAGATCGGCAAGATCGCGGTCGACCTCCGGACGAAACCGTCGGTCGACCAGGCTCGGGGTCTCCGCGACCGGCTAGACCAGCTCGACGTTCCGACGTTGCGGACCCTGATCCGCGCCTTCCGCGTTTATTTCGACCTGATTAACCTCGCCGAGCAACATGCACGGGTTCGCGCAATCCGCGAGCGCGTTGCCAAAGTCGCGCCGGAGCCGATGGCCGAGAGCGCCGAGGCGGCGTTGCGACAGCTTCGCGCGAGCGGTGTCGCCGCGAAAGACCTGGATTTCCTGCTCCGGCACGCGATGATCTGCCCGGTCTTCACCGCCCACCCGAGCGAAGCCCGCAGGCTGACGGTCCTTGAGAAATTGACGGCGATTTCCCACGAACTCGACAAGTTCGATTACTCGATCCTGCTCGCGAAAGAAAAGGTCGCGACGACCGAGGCGATCGCCGAGCAGATCGAGACGTTGTGGCAGACCGCGGCCGTCCGGACGGTCCGCCCGGGCGTTCTAGACGAGGTTCGGCAGGCGCTCGAAGTCGTCGAGGGCTGTCTGTTCGACGTCGTCCCGCAATTGTACCGCGACCTGGAACGCTCGCTCCGGGCCGTTTACCCCGAGCGCAAATGGGACGATCTGCCCTCGATCCTGAGGTTCGGCTCGTGGATCGGCGGTGACCGCGACGGCAACCCGTTCGTGACCCACGACGTGACCGCAAAAGCCGTCCGGCTTCACCAGGAAACAATCCTCAAACACTACCTGGAGCGGGTCAAAGACCTTGGCCGGCGGCTCAGTCACTCGGCCGAGTTCGTCCATGTCGGCCCGGAGTTTCAACTCTCGCTCGATCGGGACGCGAAACTCTTCCCGAACCTAGCACCCAGCGCCGGCCGCGAACCGTACCGCGGCAAATGCCGGTACATCGCGGCGAAATTGCAGCGGACGTTGGACTACCTGACGACTTTGACACCGCACTGGAGCGAGCAACCGGTCGCTCCGCCCGCAGGCGCTTACGAAAACAAAAGTGAACTGATCGCGGACCTGGCCGTGATCGCGAACGATCTGTCGGGGCACAAGTCGGAGGCGGGACTCGGCCCGGTCCGCGAACTGATGCGGCTCGCCGACATGTTCGGCACCCACTTGATGACCCTCGACGTGCGACAACACGCCGACCGGCACCGGCGGGCCATGTCCGAGGTGCTGGCCTACGCCGGGGTCGTGCCGGCTTACGACAAACTGTCTTCCGTCCAGTGCTTCGAGTGCCTGGCGAAAGAACTCCCGCAGACCCGGCCGCTCATCCCGGCCCATCTGCCGTACTCCGAGGAGACCTGCGAGGTCGTCCAGACGTTCCGCACGATCGCGGCCGTTCTGGAGCAGCAGTGCCCGGACGCCATCGAGACGTACATCATCAGCGGCACCGGGGACGCCGCCCACTTGCTGGAAGTCTTGTTGTTCGCGCGGGAAGCCCGGCTGTTCCGCCCCATCGACGGCGTGAGCCGGCTCAACATCGTCCCGCTGTTCGAGACCCACGACGCGCTCGTCCACGGCACGTCGATCGTCCAGGCGTTGCTGAAGAACCCGGTCTACCGTCAGCACCTCGAACTGCGAGGGAACCGACAAGAGGTGATGATTGGCTACTCGGACAGCAACAAGGAAAGCGGCTTTGTCCAGTCCGCGTGGTCCTTGTACGCGGTCCAGCGCGATCTTGCCGACCTGAGCCGCAAGACGGGCATTCAGGTCCAGATCTTCCACGGCCGTGGCGGCGCGGTCGGTCGCGGCGGCGGCCCCGCGAACAGCGCGATCCTGGCCCAACCGCGGGGGAGCATCAACGGCCGCTTGAAGATCACCGAGCAAGGGGAAATGATCGCCGACCGGTATGGCCACCCGGCCATCGCCGAACGGCACCTGGATCAAATCATCAACGCCGTACTGCGGGCGAGCCTGTCCACCGAGGAACAAAAAGTCGACCACGCGTGGGTCGGCGTGATGGACCTGATCGCGGAAAAGGCCCGGCGCCACTACCGCGCGCTCGTGTACGAGAACCCCGAATTCCTCTCGTACTTCATGCAGGCCACGCCGATCAACGAAATCTCGCAATTGAAGTTGGGCTCCCGCCCGGCCCGGCGGACGACCTCGCCCAGCATCGAAACGCTCCGCGCGATTCCTTGGGTCTTTAGCTGGATGCAGAGCCGGCACACGCTCCCGGGCTGGTACGGTCTGGGGAGTGCGGTCACGGACGTACTGGCGGAAACCCCGGAAGCAGCCGCCACGCTGAAAGCCATGTACCAGGGTTGGCACTTCTGGCGGACCCTGATCGACAACGCGCAAATGATTCTGGCGAAGGCCGACCTGACCATCGCCCGCCTCTACGCCGACCTGATCGACGACCAGGAAATCGCCGCCAAGATTTACGGCACCATCGCCACCGAATACCAGAAAACCGTCGACGCCATTTGTCTCACGACGGACCAGACGAACCTTTTGGAACGGGTGCCCATCCTTCAGGCGTCAATCGCGCGGCGAAACCCTTATGTCGACCCGCTCAGTTTCATACAACTTGTATTGTTGAAGCGATTGCGCGCGGGAACCGGCTCACAGGACGAGCTATTGACCGGCGTCTTAGAAAGTATCAACGGGGTCGCGTCCGGTCTCAAGAACACCGGATGACGGATCCCAGTCTACCGACAAGGTTTACCCTCCCGCCCCGGCGGGAGATTTCACGAGAGCCATTGATGTCCGACGCGTTCTCCCCGAGCCGGTTCGTCCCTCTCCCCCCGACGCCAGACGGCCTCTATCACCCCCGGGCCGAACGCGACGCGTGCGGCGTGGGGTTCATTGCGCACATTAAAGGTCAGAAAAGCCACACGATCGTCAGCGACGCCCTGCAGATTTTGGCGAACCTGCAGCACCGCGGGGCTTGTGGCTGCGATCAAGACACGGGCGACGGGGCCGGCATCCTGCTGCAACTCCCGGACGCCTTCTTCCGCGCCCACGTCGACCGCCTCCCCGATGTCGGCGCGTACGGTGTGGCGTTCGTGTTCCTTCCGAAAGAGAAGGAACAGAAGGAACTGTACGACAAGTGCGTCGCCGCGTTCGAGCAGATCGTGACCGAGGAAGGCCACGCCATCCTCAAATGGCGAGACGTGCCGGTCAATTCCGAGGCGATTGGCTGGCTGGCCCGGTCGCAAGAGCCCGCGATGCGGCAAGCGATCATCAAGCGGGGGCCGAAGACCGCGACGCCGGAGCAGTTCGAGCGGTCGCTGTACGTGATCCGTCGCCGGACCGAGAACTGGGCGATCCGCAACCTCGCGAACCCGATCGCCTTCTACCTGCCCAGTTGCAGCGCCAAGACCATCGTCTACAAGGGCATGCTCAAGGCCGATCAACTCATCCCTTACTTCCCGGACCTGTCCGACGCGACGATGACGTCCGCGATCGCGATCGTCCACAGCCGGTACAGCACGAACACGTTCCCGCAGTGGGGTCTCGCGCAGCCGTTCCGCATGCTCGCGCACAACGGCGAAATCAATACCCTCCAGGGCAACGCCCACTGGCTCAAGGCTCGCCAGGCGCAGATGAAGAGCGACGCCCTGGGCGAACTCCGCGAACGGGTGTTCCCGCTCGATTTCTCCGGTCTCAGCGACTCGGCAGTTCTCGACCTGGGCCTCGAACTCCTCGTGCAAGGCGGCCGGTCCCTGCCGCACGGGATCATGATGCTCGTCCCCGAGGCTTACGAAGGGAACCCGGATCTCGATCCGGCACGCAAAGGCTTCTACCAGTACCACTCGAACCTGACCGAACCGTGGGACGGGCCGGCCAGCCTCGCCTTCTCGGACGGCGTCGTCGTCGGTGCATTGCTCGACCGGAACGGCCTGCGCCCGAGCCGGTACGTCGTCACCGATAATGACCTTGTCGTCATGGCGAGCGAGGTCGGCGTTCTCCCGATCCCCCCCGAGCGGATCAAGTTCAAGGGCCGGTTGCAGCCGGGCAAGTTACTCCTGGTGGATACCGCCGCGGGTAAGATCGTCGAAGACGACGACGTGAAGAACGCCATCTGCGGCCAAAAGCCTTACGCCCAATGGGTCGCGAGTAACCAACTCCGGCTCGAAGATCTGCCGGCGACCGCCCCACCGGCGCGGTCCGCGGACCCGCTTCTACCCCGCCAACAGGCATTCGGGTACACAGTCGAAGACATCGACCGAATCTTGTTGCCGATGGCTCAAGAAGGCAAGGAGCCGGTGTCCAGTATGGGCACCGACATCCCGCTCGCCGTCCTCAGCGACCGGTGCCAGCTTCTTTACAACTACTTCAAACAGCTTTTCGCCCAGGTGACGAACCCGCCGATCGACCCGATCCGCGAAAAGATCGTCATGACGACCGAGACACTGCTCGGCTGCGAAACCAACTTGCTCGGCGAGACTCCGGAACACGCCCGGTTGCTCCGTCTCGATTCCCCCACGCTGGCCGACGGCGACCTCGATCGCATCCGCGCGCTCGACCGCCCCGGACTGAAGTCGGCCACGGTTTCGACCCTGTTCGACCGCGCGGCCGGCCCCGCTGGGCTCGACGCTACTCTCGATCGCATTTGCGTGGAGACCGAGGCGGCGGTCAAAGCCGGGGCCAGCATCGTCATTCTGTCCGACCGTGGCGTCGACGCGGGTCATGTGGCCGTTCCCGCGCTGCTGGCCACCGGAGCCGTCCACTACCACTTGATTCGATCCGGTCTGCGGACGCGGTGCGGGCTGGTCATTGAGACTGGCGAAGCGAGGGAGATTCACCACTTCGCGCTCCTCATCGGCTACGGGGCGGCGGCGATCAATCCGTACCTCGTGTTCGAGACCTTCCACAACCTCGACGCGACTGGCCAGCTCGGCGATAAGGGCGGCGGCGCTCTGCCCGTCGCCAAGGCGATCTCGAATTACCGCAAGGCGGTTGACGCGGGGTTGCTCAAGATCTTCAGCAAGATGGGCATCAGCACGCTGCTGAGCTACCGTGGCGCGCAAATCTTCGAAGCGGTCGGCCTCGGCCGCGACCTGATCGAGAAGTATTTCACAGACACCCCGAGCCGGATCGGCGGGGTCGGGACGGACGTGATCGCCCGCGAGTCGATCCAACGGCACGCGATCGGATTCCCGACCAGCCCCATCGAGGAAACCGAACTCGACCTCGGCGGGGAATACATGTGGCGCCGCCGCGGCGAATACCACATGTGGAACCCCGACACCATCGAACTCCTGCAATACGCGGTGAACCGGGAGTCGTTCGCCACGTATAAGGAGTTCTCCAAGGCGTCGGACGAGATCGACCGCCAGCTCTGCACGATCCGCGGGTTGTTGGAAGTTCGCAAGGCCCGTAAGCCGATCCCACTCGAACTCATCGAGCCGGCCAAGGAGATCGTCAAGCGGTTCTGCACTGGGGCGATGAGCTTCGGCAGCATCAGCAAGGAAGCCCACGAGACGCTGGCCATCGCCCTGAACCGGGTCGGCGGGCGGAGCAACACCGGCGAGGGCGGCGAAGACCCCGCGCGGTTCAAGCCGGACGCCAACGGCGACTCGCGGAACAGCGCCATCAAGCAGGTCGCCAGCGGTCGCTTCGGCGTAACCGCGAACTACCTCGCGAACGCGATCGAGTTGCAGATCAAGATGGCCCAGGGGGCCAAGCCAGGCGAAGGCGGGCAACTCCCGGGACACAAGGTCGACAACTTTATCGCCAAGACGCGGTACAGTACCCCGGGCGTCGGCCTGATTTCGCCGCCACCGCACCACGACATTTACTCGATCGAAGACCTCGCACAACTGATCTTCGATCTGAAGAACTCGAACCCGCATGCCGAGGTGTCCGTCAAGCTCGTGGCAGCCGTGGGCGTCGGGACGATCGCGGCCGGTGTGGCCAAGGGGTATGCGGACCGCATCCTCGTTAGCGGTGACAGTGGCGGCACCGGGGCGTCGCCCGTGTCGAGCATCCGGCACGCCGGCCTGCCGTGGGAACTCGGCCTGGCCGAGACCCAGCAAACGCTCGTTCGGAACGGTCTCCGCGGTCGCGTGCGGGTACAGACCGACGGTCAGATGAAGACCGGCCGGGACGTGATCATCGCCGCCTGTCTCGGGGCCGAGGAATACGGCTTCGCGACCGCGCCGCTGATCGCGATGGGCTGCGTGATGATGCGGAAGTGCCACTTGAACACATGCCCGGTCGGGATCGCGACTCAGGACCCAGTCCTCCGTGCCCAGTTCACTGGCACCCCGGAGCAGGTGGTCAATTACCTCTTCTACGTGGCCGAAGAGGTCCGCGAGTACCTGAGCATCATGGGGTTCCGTAGCCTCGACGAGATCATCGGCCGGGCGAATCTGCTCTCGGCCGTACCGCTCGACTGGCACTGGAAAGCCAAGTACCTCGACCTGACCCCGATCCTCCAAATGCCCGACGTGCCCACGGGTACGCCGATCCGCTGTGTCGAGCGGCAGGCGGACGTACTGGCCGACCAACTCGACTGGGAACTGGTCCGAAAGTGCAAGGACGCGCTCGAAAAAGAAGAGCGCGTCCAGCACTCGCTGCCGATCACCAACCGGAACCGCACGGTCGGCACGATCCTCAGCTACTTCGTCACCGAGAAATACGGCGAGAAGGGGCTGCCGGAAGACACGATCGACTTGCAGTTCACCGGCAGCGCCGGCCAGAGCTTCGGGGCGTTCGTCACTCGCGGGATCACCCTCCGCGTCCGCGGCGACGCGAACGACTACGTCGGCAAGGGGCTCTCCGGCGGGAAGATCGTCGTCACGCCGCCGGCCGAGTCGAAGTTCGTGGCCGAGGACAACATCATCGTTGGGAACGTCGTGCTGTACGGCGCGACCGCCGGCGAGGCGTTCTTCCGCGGCCGGGCGGGCGAGCGGTTCGCGGTCCGCAACAGCGGCGCGAAAACGGTGGTCGAGGGGATCGGCGACCATGGCTGCGAGTACATGACCGGCGGGACCGTCGTCATCCTCGGGTCGACCGGCCGGAACTTCGCGGCCGGGATGAGCGGCGGGCTCGCGTTCGTGTACGACCCGGACGAGACGTTCCGCGCGAACTGTAACCTTGAAATGGTTGACCTGGTGCCGGTCACGGACTACAAGGACATCGGCACGATCAGCAACCTCATCAACCGGCACGTGTTTTACACGGGGTCGCCGGTCGCGGACGCGATCGCGAGCGACTTCGAGTCCGCCCTGCCGCGGTTCGTGAAAGTGTTCCCGCGCGACTACCGCCGAGTCCTGGAGCAGAGCAAGGCCGTCCAGCGGCAGTGGGAACTCGTCAACAACTGAGCGGAGACGAACCGCAGCAAACGCCTTCGGAGCCTGCCCTCACGCGGGCTCCCGAAAGTGACCCTCGGTCCAAACTGTCTGACCTCTACCACATAACTCAGCAGCTTTAGGGAGGAGCGGGCGCGGGACGACGGGCGGCGATCAAGTCGCTCCCACTCCCGCCCCCTGCCGAAATGAGCGACCCGCGCGGATTCCTGAACATCGAACAACAGAAGCCGACCCCCCGACCTGTTTTCCAGCGGATCAAGGACTACGGCGATGTTTACCACCCCCTCCCGGACGAGGGCGTTCGCGCGCAGGCGACCCGGTGCATGGACTGCGGCATCCCGTTCTGCCACAAGGGCTGCCCGCTCGGCAACCTGATCCCGGATTGGAACGACCTCGTTTACCGCAACCGCTGGGACGACGCCCTGCACGCGCTGCACAGCACGAACAACTTCCCGGAGTTCACCGGCAAGACGTGCCCGGCCCCGTGCGAGGCGTCGTGCGTCCTCGCGCTCGCCGGTTCGCCGGTGACGATCAAGAACATCGAACAGGCGATCGTCGACAAGGGCTGGGAGACGGGCCGCATCAAGCCCCTGCCCCCGGACCGCGAGACGGGCAAGTCGGTCGGCATCATCGGCAGCGGTCCCGCCGGGCTGGCCGCCGCCCAACAGCTCCGCCGCGTCGGCCACGCCGTCACCGTTTACGAGCGAGACGACCGCCTCGGCGGGTTGCTGATGTACGGCATCCCGGATTTCAAGATGGAGAAGAAGTACATCGATCGCCGGATCGAGCAGATGGCGTCCGAAGGGGTCAAGTTCGTCGTCCGCGCCGACGTCGGTCGGACCGTCGACGCGAAGACGTTGCGCGAGCGGCACGACGCCCTCCTTCTAACCGTGGGATCGACCATCCCTCGCGACCTGACGATTCCCGGTCGGAACTTTAAGGGAATCGAACGGGCGATGACGTACCTCACCCAGCAGAACCGCCGCTGCCTGGGCGAGACGCTGGGGCCGGACTCGTTGACGGCCGAGGGGAAGAACGTCCTCATCATCGGCGGCGGCGACACGGCCGCGGACTGCCTGGGCACCTGCCACCGCCAGAAGGCGAAATCGGTCCTCCAACTCGACTACAACCCGCGCCCGCCCGAAGCCCACAACCCCGACACGCCCTGGCCGAAGTGGCCCAAGATCCTCCGCATTTCCCCGGCCCACGAGGAAGGCGGCAAACGGGACTGGCAGATCAAGACGAAGGCGTTTCTCGGCCACGACGACGGGCGGGTGAAGGAACTGCATGCCGTCCGCGTTAAACAATACTTCGACCAGGACGGCGAGCGGCAGTTCGAGGAACTCGTCGGGTCCGAGATCGTTTTCCCCTGCGACCTGGTTCTTCTTGCCATCGGCTTCTCTGGTCCCGAGAAGTCGCTGCCCGCCCAACTGGAGCTGGAACTGACCGAGGGGGGTAACATCGCCACGGACAAGAAGTACATGACCAGTCAGCCGGGCATCTTCGCCGCGGGGGACTGTCGGCGCGGTCAGTCGATCGTCGTGTGGGCGATCGCCGAGGGCCGGGAAGCCGCCCGTACGATGGACGAATACCTGACCGGCCAACCCAGCACCCTCAAGGGCCGCGACCACTCGCTCGTTCAGATTGGCCTCCCGGTCCCCGCCGTCACCAAGTAAAAGTGACGCAGCCTTCTGACAGTCGGTCCGCCGGGGCTTAGGACCCGGCGGACCTTTTGATCCGGCGTTCCCGCTTCCCTATCATGGCCGTATGGCTCGGCCGACCGACCCCTCAGACTACCGCCACACGCGGGCGCCGATCGCCACGGTGGAACAACTCATCGACCGCGTGACGGCGGCGGGCGACCGCGTGGCCCAGCACCGCGCGCTCGCGGAGTTGTACCGGGCGGTGGCGGGCGGGACGCAGGTCGCCCCCGTCTTTCACCGCCTCCGCGTCAGCGAACCGGACGGCCCGCGGTATGCCCTCGAAT encodes the following:
- the gltB gene encoding glutamate synthase large subunit, translated to MSDAFSPSRFVPLPPTPDGLYHPRAERDACGVGFIAHIKGQKSHTIVSDALQILANLQHRGACGCDQDTGDGAGILLQLPDAFFRAHVDRLPDVGAYGVAFVFLPKEKEQKELYDKCVAAFEQIVTEEGHAILKWRDVPVNSEAIGWLARSQEPAMRQAIIKRGPKTATPEQFERSLYVIRRRTENWAIRNLANPIAFYLPSCSAKTIVYKGMLKADQLIPYFPDLSDATMTSAIAIVHSRYSTNTFPQWGLAQPFRMLAHNGEINTLQGNAHWLKARQAQMKSDALGELRERVFPLDFSGLSDSAVLDLGLELLVQGGRSLPHGIMMLVPEAYEGNPDLDPARKGFYQYHSNLTEPWDGPASLAFSDGVVVGALLDRNGLRPSRYVVTDNDLVVMASEVGVLPIPPERIKFKGRLQPGKLLLVDTAAGKIVEDDDVKNAICGQKPYAQWVASNQLRLEDLPATAPPARSADPLLPRQQAFGYTVEDIDRILLPMAQEGKEPVSSMGTDIPLAVLSDRCQLLYNYFKQLFAQVTNPPIDPIREKIVMTTETLLGCETNLLGETPEHARLLRLDSPTLADGDLDRIRALDRPGLKSATVSTLFDRAAGPAGLDATLDRICVETEAAVKAGASIVILSDRGVDAGHVAVPALLATGAVHYHLIRSGLRTRCGLVIETGEAREIHHFALLIGYGAAAINPYLVFETFHNLDATGQLGDKGGGALPVAKAISNYRKAVDAGLLKIFSKMGISTLLSYRGAQIFEAVGLGRDLIEKYFTDTPSRIGGVGTDVIARESIQRHAIGFPTSPIEETELDLGGEYMWRRRGEYHMWNPDTIELLQYAVNRESFATYKEFSKASDEIDRQLCTIRGLLEVRKARKPIPLELIEPAKEIVKRFCTGAMSFGSISKEAHETLAIALNRVGGRSNTGEGGEDPARFKPDANGDSRNSAIKQVASGRFGVTANYLANAIELQIKMAQGAKPGEGGQLPGHKVDNFIAKTRYSTPGVGLISPPPHHDIYSIEDLAQLIFDLKNSNPHAEVSVKLVAAVGVGTIAAGVAKGYADRILVSGDSGGTGASPVSSIRHAGLPWELGLAETQQTLVRNGLRGRVRVQTDGQMKTGRDVIIAACLGAEEYGFATAPLIAMGCVMMRKCHLNTCPVGIATQDPVLRAQFTGTPEQVVNYLFYVAEEVREYLSIMGFRSLDEIIGRANLLSAVPLDWHWKAKYLDLTPILQMPDVPTGTPIRCVERQADVLADQLDWELVRKCKDALEKEERVQHSLPITNRNRTVGTILSYFVTEKYGEKGLPEDTIDLQFTGSAGQSFGAFVTRGITLRVRGDANDYVGKGLSGGKIVVTPPAESKFVAEDNIIVGNVVLYGATAGEAFFRGRAGERFAVRNSGAKTVVEGIGDHGCEYMTGGTVVILGSTGRNFAAGMSGGLAFVYDPDETFRANCNLEMVDLVPVTDYKDIGTISNLINRHVFYTGSPVADAIASDFESALPRFVKVFPRDYRRVLEQSKAVQRQWELVNN
- a CDS encoding glutamate synthase subunit beta, whose amino-acid sequence is MSDPRGFLNIEQQKPTPRPVFQRIKDYGDVYHPLPDEGVRAQATRCMDCGIPFCHKGCPLGNLIPDWNDLVYRNRWDDALHALHSTNNFPEFTGKTCPAPCEASCVLALAGSPVTIKNIEQAIVDKGWETGRIKPLPPDRETGKSVGIIGSGPAGLAAAQQLRRVGHAVTVYERDDRLGGLLMYGIPDFKMEKKYIDRRIEQMASEGVKFVVRADVGRTVDAKTLRERHDALLLTVGSTIPRDLTIPGRNFKGIERAMTYLTQQNRRCLGETLGPDSLTAEGKNVLIIGGGDTAADCLGTCHRQKAKSVLQLDYNPRPPEAHNPDTPWPKWPKILRISPAHEEGGKRDWQIKTKAFLGHDDGRVKELHAVRVKQYFDQDGERQFEELVGSEIVFPCDLVLLAIGFSGPEKSLPAQLELELTEGGNIATDKKYMTSQPGIFAAGDCRRGQSIVVWAIAEGREAARTMDEYLTGQPSTLKGRDHSLVQIGLPVPAVTK